A single genomic interval of Salvelinus namaycush isolate Seneca chromosome 41, SaNama_1.0, whole genome shotgun sequence harbors:
- the LOC120034419 gene encoding interferon alpha-6-like translates to MAIQTITWMSAFLCLVQVFSMPMPCQLQGQLVRTTHNLLRDMGGHFPLECLQENVVMSFPATAFATSGAPQLSSSGAKAIYETLKNIDTLFGTDEMPTMWDQQKLEYFQNIIYRQTEESKCMMGSVDTSDYPIRAEGLKTYFGNIAAVLKEKNFSYCAWEVVRKELLYTLEFILKHNSDSLLWSNRT, encoded by the exons ATGGCAATTCAGACTATCACTTGGATGAGCGCCTTCCTCTGCCTCGTGCAAGTTTTCTCGATGCCCATGCCTTGCCAGCTACAAGGACAGCTGGTGCGAACAACCCACAACCTACTGAGAGACAtg GGGGGTCATTTTCCTCTAGAGTGCCTGCAGGAGAATGTCGTCATGTCATTCCCAGCCACGGCATTTGCAACCTCCGGCGCGCCACAG TTGAGCAGCAGTGGTGCTAAGGCTATTTATGAGACATTGAAGAACATCGACACATTGTTTGGAACCGACGAAATGCCGACGATGTGGGACCAACAGAAGTTGGAGTATTTTCAGAACATTATCTACCGTCAGACTGAAGAGAGCAAATGT ATGATGGGCAGTGTGGATACAAGTGATTATCCCATCAGGGCAGAGGGCCTGAAGACGTACTTTGGGAACATTGCAGCAGTCCTAAAAGAAAAG AATTTCAGTTACTGCGCCTGGGAAGTGGTTCGAAAAGAGCTCCTGTACACCCTAGAATTCATTCTGAAACACAACTCTGATAGCCTTCTGTGGTCCAACAGAACATGA